Proteins from a single region of Haloplanus sp. GDY1:
- a CDS encoding helix-hairpin-helix domain-containing protein: MGILDTLLSVLGLGGSSSDDERRETTVSVERERAETESEAAVKGTDSVGDGDAAASGADAAASTDSLVDADDDAAEPAEAAGPGGDDAETELDTADAESVGETTGEHDDDAASSESVEVIKGIGPAYAERLASVGIESVTDLAAADAEELAPKVDLSEKRVGRWIDRAKDR, encoded by the coding sequence ATGGGTATCTTGGATACGCTCCTGTCGGTACTCGGACTGGGCGGCTCGTCGTCCGACGACGAGCGGCGGGAGACGACCGTCAGCGTCGAGCGCGAACGTGCGGAGACCGAGTCGGAGGCGGCCGTCAAGGGAACCGACTCCGTGGGCGACGGCGACGCGGCCGCCAGCGGGGCGGACGCGGCCGCGTCGACGGACTCGCTCGTCGACGCGGACGACGACGCCGCGGAACCCGCCGAGGCGGCGGGGCCGGGGGGCGACGACGCCGAAACCGAACTCGACACGGCGGACGCCGAGTCGGTCGGCGAGACGACCGGCGAACACGACGACGACGCGGCGTCGTCCGAATCGGTCGAGGTCATCAAGGGCATCGGTCCCGCGTACGCCGAACGGCTCGCGAGCGTCGGTATCGAGTCGGTGACGGACCTCGCGGCCGCCGACGCCGAGGAACTCGCGCCGAAGGTCGACCTCTCGGAAAAACGCGTCGGCCGGTGGATCGACCGCGCGAAGGACCGCTGA
- a CDS encoding aminotransferase class IV, with protein MQHHVGGDLVDADDATLPVDDRAVAFGDGVTDTVRVYGGVPFAWPAHADRLFDACAALGFDPDVDAADLRSRIEATVAANDLDEALVRVSITRGRGGDGSPALPGAARLRPPVDPDPTVVVTATPVPASTPPLTVQTVRTRASSGDVPTALTHGRLDAVRAQAELRRAAPPDDDPADEALLLDADGRVVGGTVTDVAFVDEEAVRMPALGDRTPRTATRSVVRELARDEGLPVVDGAYTPADVREAAEAFVADPTAGVRPLARLDGVPVGGGPVTDLLSELFAARVAATRGR; from the coding sequence ATGCAGCACCACGTCGGCGGTGACCTCGTCGACGCCGACGACGCGACCCTGCCCGTCGACGACCGGGCGGTGGCGTTCGGCGACGGCGTGACCGACACCGTCCGCGTCTACGGGGGCGTCCCGTTCGCGTGGCCGGCCCACGCCGACCGCCTGTTCGACGCCTGTGCGGCCCTCGGGTTCGACCCGGACGTCGACGCCGCCGACCTGCGGTCCCGGATCGAGGCGACGGTGGCCGCCAACGACCTCGACGAGGCGCTGGTCCGCGTCTCGATCACCCGGGGCCGCGGCGGCGACGGATCGCCCGCGCTCCCCGGGGCCGCCCGGCTTCGCCCCCCGGTCGACCCCGATCCGACGGTCGTCGTCACCGCCACGCCCGTGCCGGCGTCGACGCCGCCGCTGACCGTCCAGACCGTCCGCACCCGCGCGAGTTCCGGGGACGTACCGACGGCGCTCACGCACGGCCGCCTCGACGCGGTGCGGGCCCAGGCCGAACTCCGGCGGGCCGCGCCGCCGGACGACGACCCGGCGGACGAGGCGCTGCTCCTCGACGCCGACGGACGGGTCGTGGGCGGGACGGTCACCGACGTCGCCTTCGTCGACGAGGAGGCCGTCCGGATGCCGGCGCTCGGCGACCGGACGCCGCGGACCGCCACCCGGTCGGTCGTCCGCGAACTCGCCCGGGACGAGGGACTGCCGGTCGTCGACGGCGCCTACACCCCCGCCGACGTGCGGGAGGCCGCCGAGGCGTTCGTCGCGGACCCGACCGCGGGGGTCCGCCCCCTGGCCCGCCTCGACGGCGTGCCGGTGGGCGGCGGCCCCGTCACCGACCTGCTCTCGGAACTGTTCGCGGCCCGCGTCGCCGCGACCCGCGGCCGATGA
- a CDS encoding Rieske (2Fe-2S) protein, translated as MDADRRITSLDAVPDDTTVLFTLRRRDTDEPREAVLVRTADGVRGWLNYCRHLLDVRLDKGSGAPMRDGELVCANHGAYFEADTGFCTFGPCEGATLEAVDVTVVDGDVYLTDEEYAFVDTGALDDGGPASSSAVEF; from the coding sequence ATGGACGCCGACCGACGGATCACGTCGCTGGACGCGGTTCCCGACGACACGACCGTTCTCTTCACCCTCCGCCGGCGCGACACCGACGAGCCTCGGGAGGCGGTGCTCGTCCGGACGGCCGACGGCGTGCGCGGCTGGTTGAACTACTGTCGACACCTGCTCGACGTGCGACTGGACAAGGGCTCGGGCGCCCCGATGCGCGACGGCGAACTCGTCTGTGCGAACCACGGCGCGTACTTCGAGGCCGACACCGGGTTCTGTACGTTCGGCCCCTGCGAGGGTGCCACCCTCGAAGCCGTCGACGTCACCGTCGTCGACGGTGACGTCTACCTGACCGACGAGGAGTACGCCTTCGTCGACACCGGGGCGCTCGACGACGGCGGTCCCGCCTCGTCCTCGGCCGTCGAGTTCTAG